The sequence below is a genomic window from Lysobacter stagni.
GCGATCCTGGGCTACCACGTCGCCGGCAAGACCGGCACGGCGCGCAAGTTCAACGAGACCGGCGGCTACTCGCGCCGTTACGTGTCGTTCTTCGCCGGCGTGGTGCCCGTACACAACCCGCGCTTCTCGATGGTCGTGGTCGTCAACGATCCGGATCCGGCCAAGGGCTACTACGGCGGCTTCGTGTCGGGGCCGGTGTTCAAGAACGTCATGGAAGGCGCGCTGCGCCTGATGGACGTGGCGCCCGACGACATCGATACGTGGCTGGCCGCGCAGGCCGAGGCCGAAGCCAAGCGCGTCAAGGCCAACGGCGGCAAGCCGACGGGTGCCGTGTTGCCGGCGGCCACGCAGGCGTCGCTGCCGGTGTCGACCGGCGTGGTCGCAAGCCCGGGAGGTGCGCGATGAGCCGCCTCATGCCGCTGGCGCAGCTGCTGCCCGACGTCGCCGGCATTCCGCCGGAACTGGTCATCACCGGACTCGTCCTCGACAGTCGCGCGGTGCGGCCGGGCAATGCCTTCGTGGCGATCGCCGGCTTCGGCGCGCACGGCCTGAAGTTCGTCGACCAGGCGCGCGCTGCCGGCGCGGCGGCGATCCTGTTCGAGCCGCCCGCGCCCGACGACCTGCCGGCGCCGACCGATGCGATCGCCGTGCCGGGCCTGCGCTCGCGCCTGGGCGAAATGGGCGATCAGTTCCATGGCCACGCGACGGAATCGATGACCGTCGTCGGCGTCACCGGCACCAACGGCAAGACCTCGACGGTCCAGTTGCTGACGCAGGCCTGGCATGCACGCGGCATCACCAGCGGCAGCGTGGGCACGCTCGGCGCGGGCCTGTTCGGCCACGTCGTGCCCACCGGCTTCACCACGCCGCTGGTGCTGCAGACGCATGAACTGCTGGCGCAGATGCACGACGAGGGCGCACAGGCCATCGCGATGGAAGCCAGTTCGCACGCGCTCGACCAGGGCCGCGTGGACGGCGTGCATTTCGACGTGGCCGTGTTCACCAACCTCACGCGCGACCATCTGGACTATCACGGCGACATGGCGACCTACGGCGCAGCCAAGGCGCGCCTGTTCGCATGGCCCGGCCTGAAGGCCGCCGTCATCAATCTCGACGACGCGTTCGGCCGTGAACTCATCGCCTCGCTACCCGCAGGCGTGCGCGCCGTCGGCGTGAGCTCGCGCGATGCATCCGACGCGACGTTGCGCGCGACGCACCTGCGCTTCGACAACGCCGGCATCGGCTTCGACCTGGTCGTGAACGGCGAAACACACGCCGTGCAATCGCCGCTGCTGGGCCGCTTCAACGTCGACAACCTGCTGGCCGTCGCCGGCGTGCTGTTCGCGCTGGGCGATGCGCCGTCCGTGGTGGCGAACACGCTGTCGCAGCTGCAGCCCATCCACGGGCGCATGAACCGCCTGGGCGGCGACGGCAAGGCGCCGCTGGTGGTGATCGATTATGCGCACACGCCCGACGCACTGGAGCAGGCGCTGGCCTCGCTGCGCGCGCACGTGCAGGCGCGCCTGATCTGCGTGTTCGGCTGTGGCGGCGATCGCGACCGCGGCAAGCGCCCGCAGATGGCCGCGATCGCGGAGCGCCACGCCGATGTGGTCATCGTCACCGACGACAACCCGCGCTTCGAGGACGGCGACGCCATCGTCGCCGACATCATGACCGGCTTCGAGCACCCCGCCCGTGTGACGGTGGAGCGCGACCGCGCGGCCGCGATCGCGCGCGCCGTCGGCATCGCCGGGCCCGACGACATCGTGCTGGTGGCCGGCAAGGGCCACGAGCCTTACCAGGACATCCAGGGCGTGCAGCACCCCTTCGACGATACCCTCATCGCCCGCGCGGCGCTGGAGGGCAAGCAGCGATGAAGGCGCGCCTGCTCTCCGACATCGCACGCATGGCCGGCGGCCGCCTGCAGGGGCAGGACCGCACGGTCGATGCCATCGCCACCGATACGCGCGCGCTGCCACAGGGCGGCGCCGCGCTGTTCGTCGCCCTGAAGGGCGAGCGCTTCGATGGGCACGATCACGTGGCGCGCGCCGCGCAGGCCGGCGTTGCCGCGGCGCTGGTGTCGCGCGAGGTGGTCGATGCG
It includes:
- a CDS encoding UDP-N-acetylmuramoyl-L-alanyl-D-glutamate--2,6-diaminopimelate ligase, whose amino-acid sequence is MSRLMPLAQLLPDVAGIPPELVITGLVLDSRAVRPGNAFVAIAGFGAHGLKFVDQARAAGAAAILFEPPAPDDLPAPTDAIAVPGLRSRLGEMGDQFHGHATESMTVVGVTGTNGKTSTVQLLTQAWHARGITSGSVGTLGAGLFGHVVPTGFTTPLVLQTHELLAQMHDEGAQAIAMEASSHALDQGRVDGVHFDVAVFTNLTRDHLDYHGDMATYGAAKARLFAWPGLKAAVINLDDAFGRELIASLPAGVRAVGVSSRDASDATLRATHLRFDNAGIGFDLVVNGETHAVQSPLLGRFNVDNLLAVAGVLFALGDAPSVVANTLSQLQPIHGRMNRLGGDGKAPLVVIDYAHTPDALEQALASLRAHVQARLICVFGCGGDRDRGKRPQMAAIAERHADVVIVTDDNPRFEDGDAIVADIMTGFEHPARVTVERDRAAAIARAVGIAGPDDIVLVAGKGHEPYQDIQGVQHPFDDTLIARAALEGKQR